The following nucleotide sequence is from Fibrobacter sp. UBA4297.
CGTTGAAACTGATTTTAAGCTAGGCGCGTTCACTCCATTTGTCGGTGCCGATGTTCTGATGTTGCTCGGCAAGTTCACTGAAGATGGAGAAAATGTTGGAAAAAGTTATACGGGGGAGTCCGTGGTCTATCCATATCTCGGTTTAAAGTATGCAATCACCCCGAATGTTAGCGTGCAAGCTTCCGCAAAGACTGCGTTCGGTCATGAGGATTTGACTGGTTCGGATACTCCGGTTATAGCCGACCTTAGTGTTAAAATGGCGTTCTAATAAATTAGATGGTGGGGGAAGTCTCCCCCTCGCTTCCATCGGCATTCTCAGCGGACCAAGGTCCTTGAGCCTGCCGAAGGGTCGCTACCCCTTCTAACGGGCTTCAGGCGCCAGCCCGTAACGCCTGGCTTATCGCTACGCGATAATTCCTAAATTCTTTCCACGGGCTTCGCCCACGAAAGAATTTAGTCGCACCTTCGACCCCGAGGGGTCTCGTGTCCAGTCAATTTCAGTATAAAACAAAAAAGACGTCGTTAGGACGTCTTCTTTGTTTTAGAGCGGGAAAAGGGAATGATGGCTGCACCAGTCACCTTGCTTACGCAAGGCTGGCTTGCCACCCTTTGGGCTTATCGCTACGCGATAATTCCTAAACAACTCGTATGCACTTTGTGCATCTCGTTGTTTAGTCGGCCCCTCTTCTCGGGTCCTCGTCCAGCATCTGACTACAAAACAAAAAAAAGACGCTTTGCAGCGTCTTTTTTTAGAGCGGGAACGGGAATGTCAAAGTCCAGTCCCCGCTTCGCGGCTGGACTTTGACCCTTCGGGCTTGCGCTCACAGCGTTCGCGTCAAGCGCAAAATTCGTCTCTTCGCACTTCGTGCATGAGCCGAATTTTGTCGCACCCTCGACCCCAAGGGGTCGAACATCCGACCCATATCAACACAAAAATAAAAGAACCACTCTGAAAGTGGTTCTTTTATTTTAAAGCGGGAAAAGGGACTCGGACCCTCGACCCCGACCTTGGCAAGGTCGTGCTCTACCAACTGAGCTATTCCCGCGGGTTGACCCAATTATAGAAATAAATTTTGTAGTTATAAAGGGGTGCGGGTCGAAAAAAGTGAAAAAATCTTTGTTTGGAGCGGGAACACGCATCTCGTTGTTTAGTCGGCCCCTCTTCTCGGGTCCCCGTCCAGATTACGATATAAAAAAGAAAACCACCTTTGTAGGTGGTTTTTCTTTTTCGAGCGGGAAAAGGGAATGATGGCTGCACCAGTCACCTTGCTTACGCAAGGCTGGCTTGCCACCCTTCGGGCTTATCGCTACGCGATAATTCCTAAATTCTTTCCACGGGCTTCGCCCACGAAAGAATTTAGTCGCACCCTCGACCCCGAGGGGTCTCGTGTCCAGTCAATTTCAGTATAAAACAAAAAAGACGTCGTTAGGACGTCTTCTTTGTTTTAGAGCGGGAAAAGGGACTCGGACCCTCGACCCCGACCTTGGCAAGGTCGTGCTCTACCAACTGAGCTATTCCCGCGGGGTGACCCAATTATAGAAATAAAATTTGTAGTTATAAAGGGGATTGGCTGAAAAAAGTGAAAAATTTTTGTTTAAGAGCGGGAGCATGTGTCTCGTTGTTTAGTAGGTGGTTTACTTTTAATAGAGCGTGAAAAGGGATTGTTGGCAATCAGTCCCCGCTTCGCGGCTGCTTGCCAACCCTTCGGGCTCGCGCTCGCAAACTCGCGTCGAGCGCATAATTTGTCTCTTCGCACTTCGTGCATGAGCCCAATTATGTCGCACCCTCGACCCCGAGGGGTCTCGTGTCCAGTCAATTTCAGTATAAAACAAAAAAGACGTCGTTAGGACGTCTTCTTTGTTTTAGAGCGGGAAAAGGGACTCGGACCCTCGACCCCGACCTTGGCAAGGTCGTGCTCTACCAACTGAGCTATTCCCGCGGGGTGACCCAATTATAGAAATAAAATTTCCAATTGTAAAGGGGCTGGGGTAAAAAAATTATATTTTTTTTTTGCGTTAAACAAGGTGTTTCATGTTCGGTATTTATATTCATGTTCCATTTTGCGCGAAGATTTGCGATTACTGCGACTTCCGCGTGATGCCTGCGAATGCTCGGCTGTTCGAAGAATATGCAGGCTTGCTGGAACGTGAAATCCGTGCTTTTGCGGCGGCGCATCCCGTATTACATTCGGAATCGTCCCAAAACGTTCTTTCGCAAGCGCGGACGCTTTATCTCGGTGGCGGTACTCCTTCTATTTTGCCGAGCGCGTGCCTGGAACGGATTTTCGCGGTGCTTGAGGATTGTGGCGTTCGCATGGATGCCCTGGACGAAGTCTCGATGGAATTTAATCCGGAATCGTGTACCGAAGAATCTGTGCAGACGGCGCTTTCATGTGGTGTACGTCGCTTTAGTCTTGGTCTCCAGACTTTTTCGCAAACGCTCTTGGACCGCATTGGCCGCAGGCACACGGTGGAACGTGGCTTTGAAGCGCTGCGGTTGTTGACCTCGCTTCCGCGGGCGAAAGTTTCGGCGGACTTGATGTTTAATTTGCCGGGGCAGTCGGTGGATTCTTTCTTGAGCGATGTGGACCGCTTGTCGGATTTTCCGCTTGGGCACTTGAGCTTTTATGGCTTGAATGTGGGTGAGCGGGCGCTTTTGGGCGGTCGCGTAGCACGTGGTGAAGAAGAAATTGATGAAAGTTTGTACGAGCCGATGTATTTAGGCGGTGTCGAAATTCTTGAAAAAAAAGGCTTTGCGCGTTACGAAGTCTCGAATTTTGCAAAGCCTGGCGACGAAAGCCTGCACAACATGAACTATTGGAATCGCGGCGAGTACATTGGCTTTGGACCGGGTGCGCACAGCTATTTTGATGGTCGCCGTTTTTGCGCTCCGGAAATCTACCCGCGCTGGCGCGATTACGTGAATGCGGGTTCGCCAGATTCCTCGCTCACGTATGACGACCTTGATGCTGACGACATCCTAACGGAACGCGTGTGGCTTTCGCTGCGCCAGCGTTCCGGGCTGGACTTAAACGCACTTGCCGCTGACGGAATTACTGTTTCGCCGGAAGGCTATGGGCTATGGGTCAAGAAAGGTTTTGCAACGCATGAAGGCGGAATCCTCAAACTCGTCGGCCGTGGCTGGATTTTTATGGATAGCATCGTGACTGACGTGCTGAACGCTTGCCGCTAGTGTTTTCTTAAAAAATGCCCCGTCGGAGCGGGGCATGACAAGTTCTTGCTTTGGGGAAAGGGGAGTACTAATTGCTCCAAACTCATTCCCCAAGGACAAACGCGACTGCTTTTTCGAGGTCCTCTTGCTGGCGTTTATGCACTTCGCCGTATCGTGCAAGGCCGCGGGATGCGTACATCGCGTAAATGTCCGGATCCAGCAATTGAATCATGCGGTTCTTGATTTCGCTCACGGAATAAGGGTCAAAATAAAGTGCAGCATTTTCGCAGACTTCGGGCACAGAGGTCGTGCCGCTCGCGGCCACGGGCACGCCATAACGCATTGACTGCACCGGCGGATAGCCAAAACCTTCGTTCAAGCTCGGGAAAATAAACGCATACGCATTTTTGTGCAAGAATTCGAGTTCCTTGGATTCCACATAGCCGAGGAAAACAAACGCATCCTTGTTGCGGATATGTTTGCGGTAAACTTTCACATTCGTTGCACCCGTAATCACGAGCTTCATATCAAACAAGTGATTTGTCGAACGCATCATTGTTACAAGTTCATCGAACGCCTTGACCGCACGCAGATTATTCTTTTCCCAGCGGGCACCGCTCGTAAGCAAAAAGAACTTTTTCGGCTTCACTCCTGGCGGCAAGAACCCTTTCGGTTCGTAATCCAGCATCGGGCTATAAAAAACCGGGATTTCTTTGTCTAGAAGCTCCGGAAAGAACGACTTGATGGAGGCTCTGCTATGTTCGCTCACGGTAATGCATTCGGCACGGCCATCGGCAATGCGGGCCGCCAAATCGCGGTACTTAGGCGCATAGAAATACTTTTTCCAAGAGTCGCGGTAACGCACCAGCGCTTCAAGCTTTTGCGCAAGCTTTTTTGCAAAGCCAACGCCTTGCCAGCTGTACTGCATTTCAAGGGCTCGTACGCCGTGCCACGTGAACACAAAACGCTTTACCTGAATTTGCCATTTGCTTTCGAGCGAGTAAAGCGGCGTGTAGAACGCATCAATCGCATTTTCGTCGATAATCTGCTGCGGCGTTTTTTGGGCAATGTCAAAAAGCGGAATGCCACATTTTTCGCAAGCCGCAATAATATCCGGAGCCAAATACTTTCGGCTATCGTAAACGCAACTGAACTTTGCACCACGTTTTACAAGCGCCCAGAAAATCACTTCGCCATAAGAGCCGCCACCGTGAAACTTTGCGCTGTGAATCGGCTGCACCGCCACAAGATTGAAAAGCAAATTCATAAACGCCCCCTAGAAAAGCTTGCCCAAGATTTCCAAAGGCTTCACGAGGAAAGGCATTTTCTTGTACAGCCAGGCGAGAGACTTTGCAAACGCATAACTACGGATAATATAAGCACCCGCAGCGCCGACTTTATTCGTCTGGTACATGAACGCATCCTTCGCATGCGCAATCACGTCATCGTAATACTCGTTGATGTGAATGGACTTGTCCGCATTTACCGTCACAGGGAGACTCTTCAAGTTCGTATAAAAGTCCTTGCGCAAAATCTTCGGCAAAAAGATGTTCATCGATTCCGGCACCTTGCGGCCACGCGTATCGATAATGCGCGAACCAAAGAAATGCAACACCTTCGCCGTCGGCAAGAATCGGTTGCCATAAGCCAGCTGGCAGTTCCAGCCGCCATCCATCTTCTTCGTGATGTAACCAAACTTATAGTTCGTCTCAGCAAGCGAAGCCATGTCATACGGGAAGTTCTTGGAAACGCAGTAAAGCCAAAGTTCATGCCACGTCTTAAAGAATTCGTGGGCTTCCGGCGTATCGGCGGCAAACATCACGCCCCCGTTAAAAATTTCATCGTTCAGAATCGGCGAAAAGCCCATCATCTTCGCGTTGTTCAAGACCTTCTTACGGTTAATCGCTTTCGACAAGTTCGTGTGGAAGTCGAGTACCGCATAAATACCGCCGCGCCATTCGTCCGGAATCGAGAGGTCATCGACAATCGCGATGTCCGAATCCATGTACAAGAAGTCGCCATCAACCACATTGCGCATCACCGTCTTGAGGTAACGCGAACGCAGCATCGGCGTGAACTTTTCATCAAGCGTCAAAACCTTGAGTTCATCAACAGCGTCCTTCAAGACCGCACGCGGGCCCGTCAGAGTTTCGGCCGTTTTGTCGTCCGTTAAAAGCGTCACGAACGCATTCGGGTTATGGACGCGCAGCGAAGCAATCGCCACAAGCGTCTGCTCGCAGAAAAAGTCCTTCGGGGAACTCGTCAACACAAAAAGATATTTGACTGAGGGCATAAAAATCCTTAAAATTCTACAGGCTTTTTCGACTCGTAGCTGTTGAGCACATCGTCCATCGTCTGCTTTTTCTTGAACATTTTCATGATGATAATTGGCAAACGCCTAAAGAAACGGCCAATCCGATGAGAAAGCGGTCTCCAACTGCCGCTCGTCACGTGAATCGCCACCGGCTTGTAATCCACGTCATCGCAGCTCGGCAAGAAAATCTTGCTCGGATAAATCGTCATTCCTTCATCGAGATGCTGCATTTTGTTCTTATAGACAAAACCAAAATCAATTGCGGTATGGGCATAAACGTAAGGAGAAATGTTCTCGATATTCAGTTTGCCGCCCGGCAAAATAAACTTTTGATTTTCATAATAGGACATGCACTTCTTGAGGAACGGATGGTTCGCCTCACCTCCAAAGATCGCAGCTTGGAAAGCAAGCCCCGGGAGCGGAATCAAGTCCCTGTTCTTTTTCGTGCCGTCTTCATTCAGCATTTTCCAGGACTTGTTTCTCTTGAAATGTGTCGTAAATTCGATATTCGTGAAATAGCGATTATCCAGGAACTCGTCAAAACTGCGATACAAATAGACATCGCTGTCCAGATAAATTCCACCTTCGGTCGCTACGGCATAAAGACGGATGTAATCGCTTGCAAAAGCCCATTTGGAAAGGCTCACGGCCTCGCGAACGAACGGAATCGAATCAATAATTTTTTGGCACCTTGCCATATCCCAGTGGATAATTTCGTAATCGGGACAATGACGCTTCCAACTGTCAATGCAAAGTTGAGCCAAGTGCGGAAGCGGGTCGTTAGAAAGCCAGATGTAATGTATTTTCTTAGGAATCATGCTATTAATCTATAAAAAAATCGTTAACTATTTCCTGATGAAAAATTCTTTTTCGCAAGTCCCTGTTTCCAGAACGTCAAAAGAAGGAGCAAAATCACGATTCCGTAGAACACGCCCTTGCTCACAAGAGTCGGAGAGATGACCGTATTCACGGCAATGTAAATCGTCACGAGCGACACAATCCAAATGCCCTGAATGATAAGGCTCTTTCGGTATGGCCAGTAACCCATCTTGCGGAGATACGCATTCATCCAGACGCACTGCAAAACTTGATACGACATGCAAGAGAGCGCAGCGCCCGCAATACCGAAAATCGGAATACAGATGCGGTTCATTGTCACCGCAAATACAAGCGACACGATGTTCATCATCAACATGAACTTGCTCTTGCCTAGGCCCGTCACTACGGCACCGGACAAACCGAAGAAGCCGTTAATCAAGTTCCCGATAATGAGGATTCCAAATACGGCCACCGGATTTTCTTTTGTGATAAACGATTTTCCGGCAATCATCATCGTCTGCTCCGGGAACAGCACAATGAAAAATCCAATCGCAAGCTGGATAATCGTCACCATCGATACGCAATACGAGAACACCGGCTTCAAATCCGTCTTCAAGCGTTCCCTGGACATTCCCGCCACAACGGGCTGTAAAATCGGGTCATAGCTGCTACGGATAGTCTTGAGACCGTTGGAAACCGTTACCATCACTGCATAAATGCCGACCGCTTCCGGTCCTAGCAGGGCTAGCACCATCCACATGTCCACGCGCAGCAAGAACGACGCGATGATTTCCGTGAAACCAATGGGAATAGAAAAGTCCAACAGTTCTTTCGGCACCCATTTACTCGTAATCCATTCTATCTGCGGGAACTGTTTGTTTATCAGGAATATATAAACGAATATACCAAGCATGTTCGAGACAAAGAAACCGACCGGAAGCGCTAATTTGTCATCAAAGCCGGTGTAATGGAGACAAAGGGCGATAATCGGCGCCAAGGTCATCACCACAAATTCGTTGATGAAAATCTTGTACTGCGGATGTCTATTGCCGTCAGATGCGCCCGCAAACAGGAGCAATATGGTAAACGGAATGATTGAAAGAGCATACAAAGAAATTTCCGCAGACGAAAGCATCGCAAGTCCGGTCGAAATGCTTTGCAGTCCAAAGTACGCACCGACCCAAATGACACTTGAAATCACAAGCGCAATGATACATGCCACCTTAAGCGATTCGATGATTCCTTCGTGAGCGGGACGGCCACAGACCTTATTTTGTGGTAAATGGCGAAGCAAGCCCTTGTCAAGACCGATAACCGATACACGGGCAAGCGTCAACACCAAAAGTTGCGTCGAAACGTATATACCGAAAATTTCCTTGCCAAAAACACGCGCAATAACGATGGTGAGAACCGGCGCAATGACCTTAAGCCCCGTTCCAATAAGCGTAATTAAGGTGCTTTTCTGTAAATATTTTTTATCTGCCTGTATTGAGTCCATATCACTAATAACAAAAAAAGTAGAACTCCAATTTAGAAAATACTATGTAAAATAGAACCCAGTCAAAAAGGCCTTCCGATGAAAAGACTTAAAATTTCGATGAATTGCGTAAAAAACAAAAAAATTTACTACATTATACGGCATGGTAAAATTCAGTCAAACTTCTTGGCAATACGGCACTCTTTCGGACACGCTTGATATTTTGCGTTATGCGCCAATGTCCTTGTCCGTCGGAACGAACGCCGTTCTATACTACACGTTGCCCAAGAACATTGAGTCTGGCGAGTTTATCCGCTACACCATTATGGCGGGTTTCAGAAAATTAAGTTGGACTGGCATCATTGGAGCGGTCACACCGGGCAAGACGAACAACGTCATCGAAATTGCTGTACGCCTTGGCGAAGGCCCATTCCGTGGTTTTACCGCTACGCACAAGTTTGATTCCGTCAAGGGAATGACGACCTGTTTTGATGATCTCTCGTTCCAGGGATGCAAGGATTTTGCAGAAGACA
It contains:
- a CDS encoding glycosyltransferase family 32 protein is translated as MIPKKIHYIWLSNDPLPHLAQLCIDSWKRHCPDYEIIHWDMARCQKIIDSIPFVREAVSLSKWAFASDYIRLYAVATEGGIYLDSDVYLYRSFDEFLDNRYFTNIEFTTHFKRNKSWKMLNEDGTKKNRDLIPLPGLAFQAAIFGGEANHPFLKKCMSYYENQKFILPGGKLNIENISPYVYAHTAIDFGFVYKNKMQHLDEGMTIYPSKIFLPSCDDVDYKPVAIHVTSGSWRPLSHRIGRFFRRLPIIIMKMFKKKQTMDDVLNSYESKKPVEF
- a CDS encoding oligosaccharide flippase family protein — encoded protein: MDSIQADKKYLQKSTLITLIGTGLKVIAPVLTIVIARVFGKEIFGIYVSTQLLVLTLARVSVIGLDKGLLRHLPQNKVCGRPAHEGIIESLKVACIIALVISSVIWVGAYFGLQSISTGLAMLSSAEISLYALSIIPFTILLLFAGASDGNRHPQYKIFINEFVVMTLAPIIALCLHYTGFDDKLALPVGFFVSNMLGIFVYIFLINKQFPQIEWITSKWVPKELLDFSIPIGFTEIIASFLLRVDMWMVLALLGPEAVGIYAVMVTVSNGLKTIRSSYDPILQPVVAGMSRERLKTDLKPVFSYCVSMVTIIQLAIGFFIVLFPEQTMMIAGKSFITKENPVAVFGILIIGNLINGFFGLSGAVVTGLGKSKFMLMMNIVSLVFAVTMNRICIPIFGIAGAALSCMSYQVLQCVWMNAYLRKMGYWPYRKSLIIQGIWIVSLVTIYIAVNTVISPTLVSKGVFYGIVILLLLLTFWKQGLAKKNFSSGNS
- a CDS encoding glycosyltransferase — its product is MNLLFNLVAVQPIHSAKFHGGGSYGEVIFWALVKRGAKFSCVYDSRKYLAPDIIAACEKCGIPLFDIAQKTPQQIIDENAIDAFYTPLYSLESKWQIQVKRFVFTWHGVRALEMQYSWQGVGFAKKLAQKLEALVRYRDSWKKYFYAPKYRDLAARIADGRAECITVSEHSRASIKSFFPELLDKEIPVFYSPMLDYEPKGFLPPGVKPKKFFLLTSGARWEKNNLRAVKAFDELVTMMRSTNHLFDMKLVITGATNVKVYRKHIRNKDAFVFLGYVESKELEFLHKNAYAFIFPSLNEGFGYPPVQSMRYGVPVAASGTTSVPEVCENAALYFDPYSVSEIKNRMIQLLDPDIYAMYASRGLARYGEVHKRQQEDLEKAVAFVLGE
- a CDS encoding coproporphyrinogen-III oxidase family protein — encoded protein: MFGIYIHVPFCAKICDYCDFRVMPANARLFEEYAGLLEREIRAFAAAHPVLHSESSQNVLSQARTLYLGGGTPSILPSACLERIFAVLEDCGVRMDALDEVSMEFNPESCTEESVQTALSCGVRRFSLGLQTFSQTLLDRIGRRHTVERGFEALRLLTSLPRAKVSADLMFNLPGQSVDSFLSDVDRLSDFPLGHLSFYGLNVGERALLGGRVARGEEEIDESLYEPMYLGGVEILEKKGFARYEVSNFAKPGDESLHNMNYWNRGEYIGFGPGAHSYFDGRRFCAPEIYPRWRDYVNAGSPDSSLTYDDLDADDILTERVWLSLRQRSGLDLNALAADGITVSPEGYGLWVKKGFATHEGGILKLVGRGWIFMDSIVTDVLNACR